In Borrelia duttonii Ly, one DNA window encodes the following:
- a CDS encoding BlyB family putative holin accessory protein: MNLSTAKIGIDILNKFTELLQKNNNDKNTSTYTNIFLKVVNYIFSLYEASINRMEQNEAIKLLSELEEIIRINIEIIKNSEDYYNQDENAKYISQLRSKRNKIMNSYIKILKEA, translated from the coding sequence ATGAATTTAAGTACGGCAAAAATCGGTATTGACATACTAAACAAATTTACAGAACTTTTACAAAAAAATAATAATGACAAAAATACATCTACTTATACAAATATCTTCTTGAAAGTAGTTAACTACATATTTTCTTTGTATGAAGCAAGTATAAATAGAATGGAACAGAACGAAGCCATTAAACTATTATCTGAACTTGAAGAGATTATAAGAATCAATATCGAAATAATCAAAAACTCTGAAGATTATTATAATCAAGATGAGAATGCAAAATATATATCTCAACTTAGAAGCAAAAGAAATAAGATTATGAATTCTTATATAAAAATATTAAAGGAGGCTTAA
- a CDS encoding BBA14 family lipoprotein, with protein MKIQKIILLSRLISLFLIISCTTIASLIDEPTLPKTESLKDISTYEAKLSDYIMYLQVFLTRTQKKVKDPNYPKFTYFNPAELKSEHTVEDLKFNIKLFQDYITITKPIAQDVYRRYSKLKN; from the coding sequence ATGAAAATTCAAAAAATAATTTTACTATCAAGATTAATTTCTCTTTTCTTGATAATTTCTTGTACTACTATCGCTTCACTAATAGACGAACCAACACTTCCAAAAACAGAATCTCTTAAAGATATCAGTACTTATGAAGCTAAGTTATCCGATTATATTATGTATTTGCAAGTATTCTTAACACGTACACAAAAAAAAGTTAAAGACCCCAATTATCCTAAATTTACTTATTTCAATCCAGCAGAACTTAAATCTGAACATACTGTTGAGGATCTAAAGTTTAACATCAAATTATTTCAAGATTATATCACCATCACTAAACCTATTGCTCAAGATGTATATAGAAGATATTCAAAATTAAAAAATTAA
- a CDS encoding ERF family protein — MGLNGVNKNLNGYGYKYQDFNEIVREVKNVIKEHDLDIDFVQYPTTKSIDGNLVDVVTTTFYSPASGYEHSFDTSTHIKELKSLGVKSQNTWPQLVGSAITYFKRYALVAYLSIESEVDTDASNLDIEQKNNKEQIENNISNSEDSSTDKPSIGVTKARSIESRVQNKQVVNTGHSKSEVKHNVNMNKFTYYQNLLIASRNMYDFLSEKPFGSLSEINDYLESIKSGDDSKLLEHFNRNKMLKSIEYWCNLIKEYFTKSSKDLSRLEKFNIFMAFDSDKVGNSPLKLFSQLSITKEFQCLFSLT, encoded by the coding sequence ATGGGTTTGAATGGTGTAAACAAAAATCTTAATGGCTATGGATATAAATATCAAGATTTTAATGAAATAGTAAGAGAGGTTAAGAATGTTATTAAGGAACATGATCTAGATATTGATTTTGTGCAATATCCAACTACAAAGAGCATTGATGGTAATTTAGTAGATGTTGTTACAACGACATTTTATAGTCCTGCAAGTGGATATGAACATTCATTTGATACATCAACACATATAAAAGAATTGAAGTCTCTTGGTGTGAAAAGTCAAAATACATGGCCGCAGCTTGTGGGGTCTGCAATAACTTATTTCAAACGTTATGCACTAGTTGCATATTTATCAATAGAAAGTGAAGTTGATACTGATGCTAGTAATTTAGATATTGAACAAAAGAACAATAAAGAACAAATTGAAAATAATATTTCTAATAGTGAAGATAGTAGTACAGACAAACCATCTATAGGTGTAACAAAAGCAAGATCAATAGAAAGTAGAGTACAAAACAAACAAGTTGTTAATACTGGGCATTCTAAATCCGAAGTTAAACATAATGTTAATATGAATAAATTTACTTATTATCAAAACTTACTAATAGCATCAAGAAATATGTATGACTTTTTAAGCGAGAAGCCATTTGGCAGTTTGTCAGAAATAAACGATTATCTTGAATCTATTAAATCGGGAGATGATTCTAAATTACTTGAACACTTTAACAGAAATAAAATGTTAAAGAGTATTGAGTATTGGTGTAATTTGATTAAAGAGTACTTTACTAAAAGTAGTAAAGATTTAAGTAGGCTTGAGAAGTTTAATATATTTATGGCATTTGATTCAGATAAAGTTGGAAATAGTCCACTGAAATTGTTTAGTCAACTGTCTATTACTAAAGAATTCCAGTGTTTATTCAGCTTAACGTGA
- a CDS encoding chromosome replication/partitioning protein, producing MDIKLNRRDLNGDENCIVNDDALNHYSSLKEKLKINSKKEIYCKLETLKILKEIKDNQYYKFDGYKSFDAFAKDFRLARAQVYNYLKIANAIKEGVIEEEFLIKNGILETLVVLRNKETKTIKKSKQNPIKPLRFQLKKQESYDFYKKNAKFTSFLMDKLFQDKRDLIEEFFKEFKNLR from the coding sequence ATGGATATAAAGCTTAATAGAAGGGATTTAAATGGTGATGAAAATTGTATTGTTAATGATGATGCATTAAACCATTATAGTTCTTTAAAAGAAAAATTAAAAATTAATTCTAAAAAAGAAATTTATTGTAAATTAGAAACATTAAAAATTTTAAAAGAAATTAAGGATAATCAGTATTATAAGTTTGATGGATATAAAAGTTTTGATGCTTTTGCTAAAGATTTTAGACTTGCAAGAGCTCAGGTTTATAATTATCTAAAGATTGCTAATGCAATAAAAGAAGGGGTGATAGAAGAAGAATTTTTGATAAAAAATGGCATATTAGAAACATTAGTTGTATTAAGGAATAAGGAAACTAAAACAATAAAAAAGTCAAAACAAAATCCCATAAAGCCCTTAAGATTTCAACTTAAAAAGCAAGAAAGTTATGATTTTTATAAGAAAAATGCTAAGTTTACTAGTTTTTTAATGGATAAATTATTCCAGGATAAAAGAGATTTAATAGAAGAGTTTTTCAAGGAATTTAAAAATTTAAGGTGA
- a CDS encoding ParA family protein: MDKKKPKVITIASIKGGVGKSTTSIIFATLLAQKYRVLLIDMDTQASTTSYFYEKIEKLNLDLTKFNIYEVLKENIDVDSSIISISDNLDLIPSYLTLHNFSDEKIECKDILLKTSLGTLCFEYDYIVIDTNPSLDITLKNALICSDYVIIPMTAEKWAVESLDLFNFFIKKLKLSLPIFLIITRFRKNKTHKALFEILKKGDRFLGIISEREDLNRRIAENNTFDLNKDYIKEYENILEVFFKKVTC; the protein is encoded by the coding sequence ATGGATAAAAAAAAACCAAAGGTGATTACCATCGCATCAATCAAAGGTGGAGTTGGGAAAAGTACGACCAGTATAATATTTGCAACATTATTAGCTCAAAAATATCGAGTATTGTTAATAGATATGGATACTCAAGCTTCTACTACTAGTTATTTTTATGAAAAAATAGAAAAACTTAATCTTGATCTGACTAAGTTTAATATTTATGAAGTTTTGAAAGAAAATATAGATGTTGATAGTTCTATTATCAGTATAAGTGATAATCTTGATTTAATACCTAGTTATCTTACTTTACATAATTTTAGTGATGAGAAAATTGAATGTAAAGATATTTTATTGAAAACTAGTTTGGGGACTTTATGTTTTGAATATGATTATATAGTTATTGATACTAATCCTAGTTTAGATATTACACTTAAAAATGCACTTATATGTAGTGATTATGTAATAATCCCAATGACAGCTGAAAAGTGGGCAGTTGAAAGTTTGGATTTGTTTAATTTTTTTATAAAAAAATTAAAATTGTCTTTACCTATATTTTTAATAATAACAAGATTTAGGAAGAATAAGACGCATAAGGCATTGTTTGAGATTTTAAAAAAAGGCGACAGATTTTTAGGGATAATTTCGGAAAGAGAAGATTTAAATAGAAGAATAGCAGAAAATAATACTTTTGATTTGAATAAAGATTATATAAAAGAATATGAAAATATTTTGGAAGTTTTTTTTAAAAAAGTCACTTGTTAA
- a CDS encoding DUF226 domain-containing protein, whose product MDSVLERLREKKDEIKANIFIRLEVEDNKKIYHTKVMNDFYAFGIDNRYKGRFFISFRGLFNQKKIMSFNLFSIKGDDKFLGIFYGYKKPIRNIIKKYEENGIIKTSFFSKIYYIEFRFRKGSVFCYIKGIHRLLQKDRFKTKYCQVLVEKLSKLEREVYLFYNKKLPKGGLVHRWIKKNQR is encoded by the coding sequence ATGGATAGTGTATTAGAGCGTCTTAGAGAAAAAAAGGATGAGATTAAAGCAAACATATTTATTAGGTTAGAAGTAGAAGACAATAAGAAAATATACCATACAAAGGTCATGAATGATTTTTATGCATTTGGAATAGATAACAGATATAAAGGTAGATTTTTTATTTCATTTAGAGGATTATTCAATCAAAAAAAAATCATGTCTTTTAATTTATTTTCTATAAAGGGAGACGACAAATTTTTAGGGATATTCTATGGCTATAAAAAGCCAATACGAAATATTATAAAAAAATATGAAGAAAATGGAATAATTAAAACATCTTTTTTTTCAAAAATTTATTACATAGAGTTTAGATTTAGGAAGGGAAGTGTCTTTTGTTATATTAAAGGTATACATCGTTTACTTCAAAAAGATCGATTTAAAACAAAGTATTGTCAAGTTTTGGTTGAAAAACTTTCAAAGTTAGAAAGAGAAGTATATTTGTTTTATAACAAAAAATTGCCAAAAGGAGGTCTTGTACATAGATGGATAAAAAAAAACCAAAGGTGA
- a CDS encoding plasmid maintenance protein, with translation MENIKKPINKYQHKLIVLISTLNYINSKFKQYNQNKILYYFNNNLNNNGQKKATLKTLQSYLYKLEKEFQVTSNYYRHLGENCGTEIHYKLRFSKKVCHYKINKHFRNKKEDRFQQRANAYHQQTCTNNGSLKKNGSAEKWECINNNSNNKNNKKKKKELEKIERENAQLEKYIKKCEFKDDKYLSILNLETTKEIKIEKLIELKKEENRIERECNKNKKLVDKQQELEKALAETKEGLRKEGYNEKQLETEIQKAYEKYKDKPHFIVESSKYGDLGQIVKRIKKTVEREKKGQKEDHKQIRNNIFSILIDQLKNKVEVKVLVPMLRNYLNKQVDLKYSQVFNNHYYYEILEMVEGKEHLRIEEYEKIVD, from the coding sequence ATGGAAAATATAAAAAAGCCCATCAATAAATACCAACACAAATTAATCGTTTTAATCTCAACATTAAATTATATAAATTCTAAGTTTAAACAATATAATCAAAATAAAATACTATATTACTTCAATAATAACTTAAACAACAATGGCCAAAAAAAAGCTACACTCAAGACTCTACAAAGTTATTTATACAAACTAGAAAAAGAATTTCAAGTAACTAGCAACTATTACAGACATTTAGGAGAGAATTGCGGTACTGAAATTCACTACAAACTTAGATTTTCTAAAAAAGTATGTCACTATAAAATCAATAAACATTTTAGAAACAAAAAAGAAGACAGATTTCAACAACGTGCTAATGCATACCATCAACAAACATGCACTAATAATGGGAGTCTAAAGAAAAATGGGAGTGCAGAAAAATGGGAGTGTATTAATAATAATAGTAATAATAAGAATAATAAAAAGAAGAAAAAAGAACTAGAAAAAATAGAAAGAGAAAATGCACAGCTAGAAAAGTACATAAAGAAGTGTGAATTCAAAGATGATAAATATCTCTCTATTTTGAATTTAGAAACAACAAAAGAAATCAAAATAGAAAAGCTAATAGAACTGAAGAAAGAAGAGAATAGAATAGAAAGAGAATGCAATAAGAACAAGAAATTAGTAGATAAACAACAAGAATTAGAAAAGGCATTAGCAGAGACAAAAGAAGGATTAAGAAAAGAAGGATACAATGAGAAGCAATTAGAAACAGAGATACAAAAAGCGTATGAAAAGTATAAAGACAAGCCGCATTTTATCGTAGAGAGTAGTAAATACGGAGATTTAGGACAGATAGTAAAAAGGATTAAAAAAACAGTTGAACGAGAGAAAAAAGGTCAAAAAGAAGACCACAAACAGATTAGAAATAATATATTTAGTATACTGATAGATCAGTTGAAGAACAAAGTAGAGGTTAAAGTTTTAGTTCCAATGTTAAGAAATTATTTAAATAAGCAAGTTGATTTGAAATATAGCCAAGTATTTAATAATCACTATTATTACGAAATTTTAGAGATGGTAGAAGGGAAAGAGCATTTAAGAATAGAGGAGTATGAAAAAATTGTTGACTAA